The Halichondria panicea chromosome 6, odHalPani1.1, whole genome shotgun sequence genomic sequence TAAACATTACATCACCACTATAAAAGTCAGTACTgcttggtacatgtacatagtcaAGTTTTGGTATAGACCAAAGTTTTGTTTTTAGGCAGATTCTCGTAAGGTCTGTATGGATGCACAGACAAATCACGTTTGCATGTTTGTTGGCCCAGTAACCCCTTTGAGTCATCACTTGTTAACCATTGCTGTAAAATAGGTTCAACTGAAGCTCGATACTTTTCTGGTACTTCTGACCGAATTTCAGAGATGATATTAATCCAGTGTTCCGGAGTAAAAGCGCCCTGTGTGTAATTGCGGTGCAGTTTGTTTTCTACTACAAAGCGAGGGTCaataaccacctctttattaaaTAAGATATTACACTTGATGTTAGTATACACTTGTGAGTAAAACCAGCTTACTGAATCTAATGTTGTTGTGTATGGAAGTATGTAGTCAATTGCTTGATAGTGAAAGGCGTTGAAGATAGCATCCATGAAATATATTTGTACGTATCGTGTGGGTTCACAATTCACTCGCTCAGGAAAAATTTCTTTGGAGTACTTCTTATTGTGATATTGGATGATAACTACAGCTGGTTGGAAGGTCTTGAGAGACTCTTCATACATCCTCCATGGATTCTGTTTGTCCGATGATATTAAATGTAGTTTAACATCGTCGTCCATGAAAATGTAGTGGATGTACGTTTCTTTTCTTTCCTTGGCTGCTTCGTAAAGCAAGTTTCTTCCAACAGTCCAGGTTGTAGACTTACTAGAGTTGAACAAGTATTGGACATGAGGCAATGACGTGTCATCGCACTTCTTTTTGTAACTGAGGATGATAACATCACACTGACATGCTTCAGAGTCACCAATCACTTCGGGAGACTTTAGATCAGCTGGAATACAGTTTTCTGTTTGTGTTAGATAGATAAAGCGAGTTGGTGTGACCGCCGTAGTGAGTCTTGTTTTTTCAGTCGTTATATCCTTTAAATTTGAGTGTTCAATAACATTGGCTTGCTCATTCATGATCCCCGGCTCCGTCAAGGGCTTGTAAGCTTTTGCCACCGTAAAGTGCAACTTTGGTAAATACCATAGCACTACAAGCAAAACAAGCAAAACAACTGATGGCAACACCTTCAAAGTGAGTTTATTCAGCACCATTATTACTGGCTCTgctctaattatagaaccactcaaatataattatatatagaagaTACCAACTGCTAATTTTTGTTCTATTTATGAGCCATTTCCATttcgtaattattattgtggtgCTTAGTTACAAGACCATATTCAAAGTTATACTCCTTTTTCTAACTTTTTAACTTGCTGTCTGTTGTTGAAATGTTCTGTCTATCATAAAAGAACATGGATTTGAGGTATAAATGGTCAAATTCGTGTTGGCTAAGTGGCTGTGATCCCAAACAGCCCCAGATCAAAGTTAAACAAGAGGGCATTGTCTTACTTTGACCCAACACTGAACGATAGCCATGATCTGGAACAACTCCAATTTTAGGTATGTTGTACATATAGTATTGTTTTGCTAGTGTGCAAAGTTGGAATAGGTGAATGTTGTCAGAAAAAAAGTTTACACTTGTACAAATAGGAATGTGTTATTAGCTTAGTGTATTAGCTTAGTGGTTTAATATACCTCTcattacatgtagctcataAAAATTTGAACTAGAAATAGAAAATCTTAGTCCTCTGTGTCTGATAAATGTTCCACTTCTTCATTGAGACTAGGCCCAAATACCCAGTCCATTTGTTCGTCCACCTCTTCCACTTCTTCGCCTTCCATTATATCTGATTGTATGCACTCTTCAAGACTCACTTCTAACATTACGTCATCTGTGACTGCATTTGCTGTGTTTGATTGCTCCATGTTTTGCAATTCACACACTCGCAGCCCTCCGAACATAGTGAGTCCTTCTTTTTACATCCACATCGTCCCGTTGCACAGCCTGTGGTGCACCGGCAGCCTTTTAGGAGGGCAATTACTCGTGTTTGGATTTTGCTGATGTTCTCCTCTGAGTCCCAAACAATCGTGAGTTCTTTGTCAATAATTTTCCAGCCAAAATTGTTCATGTCAGTAAGGGTGATCGTATTTTTGTCTGTCTGATTCCACATATGCATAATCCAGCATGTTCTCTTCCAGTGAAAGTGTAGGGCATCAGTAGATGGTATCATTTGGTTTTCGAACTTGGTTCGACTCCATATGTTGTCCCTAATACTATCGatccactgcatgtgtatgttgCTCTCGTATTGATTTTATAGGATTAATAAATCATTTTATAACCTCTAAAGACGGGTTAAGTTCAATGTACTGGACATTAGTTCCACTCCAACATCCTATTTGCTGACCTACGTTTACTCTGCTGAACCCGTGTCTAAAGTCAATATTGTCAACCGATAATGCCATGAAAGTGTCTTTGCATTTCATAGCTTTCAATACACCTGTATGTATCTTGTGCTGAACAAAACGGGAAAGTGTATCTGCTGATGCACAAACACCCAAACGATTCAAAATCTTAATCAGCACTGCCGAGCCTCCTTGGCTTTCTACCACATTCATAAGTAGTTGGTGCAAAGGCCGGGAGCAACGTGCATCAGTGCAAAACAGAATACAACACAGGATGAAGTATCTGCGTactttttttgtgtgtgtttgggtcTCATCCATAGTGATACTCCTCCTTGATTCCCTTACAGACTGTGTGATAGAGCATATAGCTTTCCATAGTGTTTTGTCCGTCTGTGCAAtttgctcattaatttttatgtcgTTAAAATCGAAGGGAGCCACCCGTTCATCTTCTAATTTCTTTCCGATTTCTTGATGAATTATTTTATTCAAACTGTTAAGATCGTCAATTGTAGTGTTAACACTCTTTGGGGTCTCTATGGGATGTTCAAGTGGCTCTATGACAATAGGTTTACTTTGTTCCCATAGCAGTCTACTTATAGCTAGAACAAAGTCAGTGTTAGGCCTATACACAAGAGTGCCATACTTCTTAACTTTGCAACTGTATGACATATGATGCCCAAGTGTGAACTAAGATGGCCTAGAAGACACCTTGCAGTAGTTAGCTCCTTTGCTTGTGAAGCATGAACACTTAAGTCTATCTCTGTTGCATGCAGACAGAATATATTATGAACTGTAGAGAGTAGGGTCACCTCATTTCTTAATAATTTCTGACCAACAGAAATTACAGTTTTAATCACAGCGTTGTTCACTACACTATCATCTTCATTGGTGTTGATAGAGTCAATTAACGTCACAAGGTCTTTGTCTGTGCTTGTTACTTTTTGTTGTTCTAAGATTGACAAATGAAATTTGTAGCAACTCATGCAAACCTTGTCTGTATCCTTAATATTACCCTCAAATTCAGTTTTGTCACGAAGGTGGTGTTCAATTTCAGAAGGGTTAGGGCAGGATCTAGCATTTATGCGTTTAAGGGACACATTACATGATACACAATTTGTTTGCATTGGTGAAGAGTAGTGATAGAGCATGAAGTAATGATGCTTGCAGAGTGGTATGGGATTGTTAATATTGTCAGTGGCATTGAGTCCAGTTGCGGCTAGTGCTGATCAAAATATTTCCATTGATATGGATTTGCTTGACGCAAATACTTCAGCTGTACATTCATGTATTACACATTCTCCCCTTTTACCTTTCACTAACTCCCATCTAGGTGTGAAGTCGGGGTCAGATCCAACTCGTCCGATGTCTCGTCTACATGCCTGGCAAACGGGTGCATCTGGAGCTATCAGCAGAGATATGGCAATTGAGCATGCTGACTCATTTTTCCACTGCTGTGGTCTTGTGAATTTGGTATCGCTACCATTCCACAGCTCGCATTGTTCACGCGATTTCAAACTGCTGTCGGAGTTAGAGAACGACAATTTTCTTCTACTGCTCATAATAAACTGATCTGAAATAATTGTATAAAATTGTATGTTATACATGTTATTCCTTCTACCTACTGTTTTTACTAAGAGTATTGTGTGCAGTGATACGATGTTAAAAAGACTTACATTGTTTACATTCCACGTGGTGTGCAAAACTAACAGCAGTGGTTGTGATTGATTTGTGGGGGAGTTTTTGCACGCCTGTATCTCTCCAAATTTTTAATGGAACAGCACCAAATTTTTTTATAACCTACCTTTATCATTGGGCTACTCGTCCAAATAAAAAACCTTTTTGTAGGACTGTCAGAAAAAATGTTTACGCAATTTTTGTTGcactactgtacatacactacCACTAGCACTTCTATGTACTGAGACTTGTACTGAGCGCTTTTTCTCCCTTTGAGCTCACAAAACAATAGTTTGATACTTTGCTTAACATTAAATCTACAACAAAGCATTGCATGACATACACAAGTGTAGAAAAAAGAGCATGAATATATAATGagcaaaaccacaaacaaTAAACTAAGGACAGGAAGTTAATCTTCCATTGCAAATAAAATACATTGAGTTCATAGGCATCCGGTCACGCTGGCGGAATGACTGATTATAAAATACAGTTGGCACGGTTTCAAGGACAGAGTCTGCAAGCCAGgacagtacttggagcgcatttaccaaGCAAACTGAGCAGTATGTGAAGCTACAGAACAGTACATGGTGTAAACCGTTAGCCAGTACATCTACAAGATGAAGCAAGAAaagtagactcgcaagccacttctttttctctgattggacgggggggGGGAAAgaactggtgactctgggctacagcttggtCTCTAATAGAATTTGGATAGAGATTCTTCATAGGTTCTTCCACTTAATTGCGTGAGGTAGTAGAATTGGGTAGCCTGCAACAAATGctcgcgggcttcttagctagctacagatcaggaattagcctcgatcccaggccgctcttcctcaaAGAGAGGGAGGGCCTGGTAttgactgtttgcgcatgcaccACATAATCCCCAGAAACTGGGGACTCCGGATATCATCgtataatgctcagtaaaacaatgacgtcacaacgaacggaagtggattgaagaaagtggatagcAGGGACGTAGGTAggctcgatcccaggccgcacttcccactagggaagtgggcctggtatcgactgcttgcgcatgcgctaatatccccccggtatctgggggctttgg encodes the following:
- the LOC135337284 gene encoding uncharacterized protein LOC135337284, producing the protein MVLNKLTLKVLPSVVLLVLLVVLWYLPKLHFTVAKAYKPLTEPGIMNEQANVIEHSNLKDITTEKTRLTTAVTPTRFIYLTQTENCIPADLKSPEVIGDSEACQCDVIILSYKKKCDDTSLPHVQYLFNSSKSTTWTVGRNLLYEAAKERKETYIHYIFMDDDVKLHLISSDKQNPWRMYEESLKTFQPAVVIIQYHNKKYSKEIFPERVNCEPTRYVQIYFMDAIFNAFHYQAIDYILPYTTTLDSVSWFYSQVYTNIKCNILFNKEVVIDPRFVVENKLHRNYTQGAFTPEHWINIISEIRSEVPEKYRASVEPILQQWLTSDDSKGLLGQQTCKRDLSVHPYRPYENLPKNKTLVYTKT